A genomic segment from Luteolibacter ambystomatis encodes:
- the tnpA gene encoding IS200/IS605 family transposase, with the protein MPSTYSCLHVHVIFSTKDRVPVIGTAWRDRLHSFLGSVIQERGAQPVAIGGVADHVHLLIGLKPIHAPAAIVRELKSVSSKWIRENRLAPAFGWQEGYGIFSVGPSQVDAVVRYIANQEEHHRTHTAEEEFRAFLRKAGLVSPS; encoded by the coding sequence ATGCCTTCCACCTATTCGTGCCTCCACGTTCATGTCATCTTCTCGACAAAAGATCGGGTACCGGTGATCGGCACGGCTTGGCGCGACCGCCTGCACTCCTTCCTGGGTTCCGTCATTCAAGAACGCGGGGCACAACCCGTCGCGATCGGAGGTGTGGCGGACCATGTCCATCTCCTGATCGGCCTCAAACCCATACATGCACCTGCCGCGATCGTGCGTGAGTTGAAATCCGTATCCTCCAAATGGATCCGGGAAAACCGGTTGGCCCCGGCCTTCGGGTGGCAGGAAGGTTACGGTATTTTCAGCGTGGGACCATCCCAAGTGGATGCCGTGGTGAGATACATTGCGAACCAGGAAGAACATCACCGCACGCATACCGCGGAGGAAGAGTTCCGGGCGTTCCTGAGAAAAGCCGGTTTGGTTTCTCCGTCATAA
- a CDS encoding PepSY domain-containing protein, giving the protein MTRNWIRKSHRWLGLLFSLTALMSAGSGVLHTVMTRTQAPPPSARPSGGGLDAAAIRIPIADAVAKLPAGTKASAVNVRTISGEPWYQVFTGGPGVPAYVSAVDGRIDPTRDELYAAEIATAFLGGKPVRKTGYLTAFNNEYINIFRILPVHRYDADDGKGTRVYVSTTTGSVTRHTDDGRQFEASAFTNFHKLGFIPNKDIRDWVQIITTGGLFLLSLFGILLFFITRPRKRAASEPRRGDGW; this is encoded by the coding sequence ATGACCCGCAACTGGATCCGCAAGTCCCACCGCTGGCTTGGTCTCCTCTTCAGCCTCACCGCCCTCATGTCCGCGGGCAGTGGCGTCCTGCACACCGTCATGACCCGCACCCAGGCTCCCCCTCCCTCCGCCCGCCCATCCGGCGGAGGGCTGGATGCCGCCGCCATCCGCATCCCCATCGCCGATGCCGTGGCGAAACTCCCCGCGGGCACCAAAGCCTCCGCCGTCAATGTCCGCACCATCAGCGGCGAGCCGTGGTATCAGGTCTTCACCGGTGGCCCCGGCGTCCCCGCCTACGTCAGCGCCGTCGATGGCCGCATCGATCCCACCCGGGACGAACTCTACGCCGCTGAAATCGCCACCGCCTTCCTCGGCGGCAAGCCCGTCCGCAAGACCGGCTATCTAACAGCCTTCAACAACGAATACATCAACATCTTCCGCATCCTCCCCGTCCACCGCTACGATGCGGACGATGGCAAGGGCACGCGCGTCTATGTCTCCACCACCACCGGCAGCGTCACCCGCCACACCGATGACGGCCGCCAGTTCGAAGCCAGCGCCTTCACCAACTTCCACAAGCTCGGCTTCATCCCGAACAAGGACATCCGCGACTGGGTCCAGATCATCACCACCGGCGGACTCTTCCTCCTCTCCCTCTTCGGCATCCTCCTCTTCTTCATCACCCGCCCCCGCAAGCGCGCGGCTTCTGAGCCCCGGAGGGGCGACGGATGGTAG